One Scophthalmus maximus strain ysfricsl-2021 chromosome 1, ASM2237912v1, whole genome shotgun sequence genomic region harbors:
- the LOC118314024 gene encoding uncharacterized protein KIAA0408 isoform X3: MKASFRLQAVSAVVFNGAELHSPLPTPHLLLRVFERRTFIVTLGITLAEEGGENRRILLDLRTDLEEVQVEVKREEAKRSELQLQYTRDRCAWELEKAELKCRIAQLEVKEGTGSVSGGVQSAVGPRPVESRSAQGHHGESPTLRRDREEQRRLLADTHSTAMDLRCRLEHNERDWSREKAELLERFDVERREWESQLKDMQRKIEELYCEVRTKRGGTRLDSGRQDDDDVMHRLSIRSTSTGSSLLSDNSRSEPLSSSSQSEPHRRRSLPGFGQHRNISGGGSVGREVLQHTWFQADSLCEFNTGGQSTRNDHSQPELVAELRSRGIWQQDSVDDQKDAADTRELAAIFHGAPGCGLPQKDAYSWNENDVRVGPQESPVWAELSCGSEKKKNTTALNAALKEIARVSEELCSYQDEIRKKSGDKRNQPESLCLTEESEMLLGHDESQLEVDKTPCDLSQIYDDLRALERENWITLSPDNTWQANRALSESWRTSAADPHSLGDAQTSPGIISEIDTAAPPIPPRTSSWNLSTPIHPDAELHIPESPVTTVKKCHSPCVLVDRKCSSPSIVRKFGAMLQENEGKVFVDGTVGSCPVPTNSNCNMGCCHNRWSCDASKFSSSKLSACGTVQKSFSEVNILSAGKDFHSDYSPGVGHIKDPDLQMAPLVKELPVDLLLSSLEMTPASPNLQGSRKNTMLEQKTAEFNRTLFQAEMGRGVKEQDGFTVTDASSLGCLAVRTASDEVSAPRETLQPHCSNFTMSSVHGSQEVTSCPSTFDFTMQNPDVQSRRMTCGLEGQEARVKQETPSDVALEQPQVGPREATTIIPQSPVRHPEPKHKVQTASSPSRKTRQRAATEALVSEHAHELPGHNVEGSSSKNGAKAQPARVGVSLQQSPVENKQRQMTQPRHAPVPPSQTDSSRQGPRMMNDHPWKPLTLAAYPRPEGSRSNYGAVERILKNYESAARAQQSQCQPNDTASTNLSVGQEENVTELDMLDMDPLPLPPTLRHTKTSHTSHTHTTHSQLSCHTAMGVKEIQLLVQDNEESSVSSSSVQKNFSRPARPSNRRRPSRWASRSPTSTSSTSSSPSTTPIVPPPCPLQKHTSSFTYSHAFHIETVII; the protein is encoded by the exons ATGAAAGCATCGTTTCGGCTGCAGGCTGTCTCGGCAGTTGTTTTCAACGGAGCCGAGCTGCATTCCCCACTCCCCACTCCACATCTGCTGCTTCGTGTCTTCGAAAGGAGGACATTCATTGTAACGCTCGGGATCACATTAGCAGAAGAG GGAGGGGAGAACAGGAGGATTCTGCTGGACCTGAGGACGGATTTGGAGGAagtgcaggtggaggtgaagagagaggaggcgaaGAGGAGCGAGCTCCAGCTGCAGTACACGAGGGACAGGTGTGCCTGGGAGCTGGAGAAGGCTGAGCTCAAATGCAGGATTGCACAG tTGGAGGTTAAAGAGGGTACCGGGTCGGTGAGTGGAGGGGTCCAGTCAGCAGTAGGTCCTCGCCCTGTGGAGTCACGGAGCGCTCAAGGACATCACGGCGAGTCCCCAACTCTCCGCCGGGACAGGGAAGAGCAGCGGAGGCTcctggcagacacacactcaacgGCCATGGACCTGCGCTGTCGGCTGGAGCACAACGAAAGGGACTGGTCGAGGGAGAAAGCCGAGTTGCTGGAGAGGTTTGACgtggagaggagggagtgggagagccAGCTGAAAGACATGCAGAGGAAAATAGAGGAG ctGTACTGTGAAGTGAGAACCAAGCGAGGGGGGACCAGACTGGACAGTGGGAGGCAGGACGATGATGACGTCATGCACAGGCTCAGCATACGTTCCACCAGCACAGGCTCCAGTTTGCTCAGTGACAACTCCCGCTCCGAGCCGCTGAGCAgtagcagccaatcagagccgcACAGACGAAGGTCATTACCAGGCTTTGGTCAACACAGAAACATCAGCGGCGGTGGTTCTGTTGGCCGAGAGGTTCTCCAACACACCTGGTTCCAAGCAGACAGCCTCTGTGAGTTTAACACTGGTGGTCAGAGTACTCGGAATGACCATTCACAACCTGAGCTGGTGGCTGAATTGAGATCCAGAGGCATTTGGCAACAAGACTCTGTTGATGATCAGAAGGATGCTGCGGATACAAGAGAGCTGGCTGCCATTTTTCACGGAGCTCCTGGATGTGGATTGCCACAGAAAGACGCCTATAGTTGGAATGAGAACGACGTCCGTGTTGGTCCACAAGAAAGTCCTGTCTGGGCAGAGCTGAGTTGTGgcagtgaaaagaagaagaacaccaCTGCTCTTAATGCT GCTCTGAAGGAGATAGCCCGTGTAAGCGAGGAGCTCTGTAGCTACCAGGATGAGATCAGAAAGAAGAGCGGAGATAAGAG AAATCAACCTGAATCCCTGTGCCTAACTGAGGAGAGTGAGATGCTGTTAGGCCATGATGAAAGCCAACTGGAGGTAGATAAAACGCCCTGTGACCTCAGCCAGATCTACGACGACCTCCGAGCCTTGGAAAGGGAAAACTGGATCACCTTGTCACCAGATAACACCTGGCAGGCCAACAGAGCTCTGAGTGAATCCTGGAGAACAAGTGCTGCTGATCCTCACAGCCTTGGAGACGCACAGACGAGCCCTGGAATCATCTCTGAGATAGATACAGCAGCTCCGCCCATACCTCCTCGCACCTCCTCCTGGAATCTGAGCACCCCGATCCATCCAGACGCAGAACTACACATCCCAGAATCCCCCGTGACGACAGTGAAGAAGTGCCATAGTCCTTGTGTTCTAGTGGACAGAAAGTGTAGCAGCCCGTCCATCGTCAGAAAGTTTGGGGCTATGCTACAAGAAAATGAGGGGAAAGTTTTTGTAGATGGTACGGTAGGATCATGCCCTGTACCTACTAACTCTAACTGTAACATGGGCTGCTGCCACAACCGCTGGTCCTGTGATGCGAGcaagttcagcagcagcaagttGTCTGCATGTGGGACAGTACAGAAGAGCTTCTCTGAAGTCAACATACTGAGTGCAGGGAAAGACTTTCACTCAGATTACAGCCCTGGTGTTGGTCACATAAAAGACCCTGATCTGCAAATGGCTCCACTCGTCAAAGAATTACCTGTGGACTTGTTGTTGTCCTCTCTGGAAATGACACCCGCCAGTCCCAACCTCCAGGgctcaagaaaaaacacaatgctgGAACAAAAAACGGCTGAGTTCAACAGAACTTTGTTCCAAGCTGAGATGGGCCGCGGTGTAAAGGAACAAGACGGTTTCACTGTGACAGATGCCTCCTCCCTGGGTTGCCTAGCTGTGCGCACAGCTTCAGATGAGGTTTCAGCTCCCAGGGAGACGCTTCAGCCACACTGTAGTAATTTCACCATGAGCAGTGTGCACGGGTCACAGGAAGTCACATCATGTCCCTCCACTTTTGATTTCACAATGCAAAATCCAGATGTCCAATCACGGAGAATGACATGTGGTCTAGAAGGTCAAGAGGCCAGGGTGAAGCAAGAAACCCCGTCTGATGTTGCACTTGAACAGCCACAGGTTGGACCTCGGGAGGCCACCACAATAATCCCTCAGAGTCCCGTACGCCATCCCGAGCCCAAGCACAAAGTTCAAACAGCCAGCAGTCCTTCCAGGAAAACACGACAAAGAGCAGCCACAGAGGCTCTCGTCTCTGAGCATGCACATGAGCTGCCAGGTCACAACGTGGAGGGTTCCAGCTCCAAGAACGGAGCCAAGGCTCAGCCTGCCAGAGTGGGCGTCTCACTCCAGCAGTCGCCTGTCGAGAACAAACAAAGGCAGATGACACAGCCGAGGCATGCGCCTGTACCTCCCTCCCAGACTGACTCCTCCAGACAGGGGCCTCGAATGATGAACGACCATCCCTGGAAGCCCCTCACTCTGGCTGCGTACCCACGGCCTGAGGGATCCAGGTCCAACTACGGGGCAGTGGAAAGGATTCTGAAGAATTACGAGAGTGCAGCTCGGGCTCAACAAAGCCAGTGCCAACCGAATGACACGGCGTCAACTAACCTCAGTGTCGGGCAGGAGGAGAACGTCACAGAGCTAGACATGCTGGACATGGACCCTCTGCCCTTACCCCCTACTCTGAGACACACAAAGacttcacacacctcacacacacacactacacattCACAGCTCAGCTGCCACACTGCCATGGGTGTGAAAGAGATACAGCTTCTAGTGCAG GACAACGAAGAGtcgtctgtctcctcttcctctgtccagAAGAATTTCTCGAGGCCCGCCCGCCCGTCCAACCGCCGCCGCCCCTCCCGATGGGCCAGCCGCTCGCCCACTTctacctcctccacctcctcatctccctccaccacccccaTCGTGCCGCCCCCCTGCCCCCTTCAGAAACACACTTCCTCCTTTACCTACTCGCACGCCTTTCACATAGAGACTGTCATTATTTGA
- the LOC118314024 gene encoding uncharacterized protein KIAA0408 isoform X4 — translation MYEPSHSCTQDAFSVYRRANTAERQWTECWGGENRRILLDLRTDLEEVQVEVKREEAKRSELQLQYTRDRCAWELEKAELKCRIAQLEVKEGTGSVSGGVQSAVGPRPVESRSAQGHHGESPTLRRDREEQRRLLADTHSTAMDLRCRLEHNERDWSREKAELLERFDVERREWESQLKDMQRKIEELYCEVRTKRGGTRLDSGRQDDDDVMHRLSIRSTSTGSSLLSDNSRSEPLSSSSQSEPHRRRSLPGFGQHRNISGGGSVGREVLQHTWFQADSLCEFNTGGQSTRNDHSQPELVAELRSRGIWQQDSVDDQKDAADTRELAAIFHGAPGCGLPQKDAYSWNENDVRVGPQESPVWAELSCGSEKKKNTTALNAALKEIARVSEELCSYQDEIRKKSGDKRNQPESLCLTEESEMLLGHDESQLEVDKTPCDLSQIYDDLRALERENWITLSPDNTWQANRALSESWRTSAADPHSLGDAQTSPGIISEIDTAAPPIPPRTSSWNLSTPIHPDAELHIPESPVTTVKKCHSPCVLVDRKCSSPSIVRKFGAMLQENEGKVFVDGTVGSCPVPTNSNCNMGCCHNRWSCDASKFSSSKLSACGTVQKSFSEVNILSAGKDFHSDYSPGVGHIKDPDLQMAPLVKELPVDLLLSSLEMTPASPNLQGSRKNTMLEQKTAEFNRTLFQAEMGRGVKEQDGFTVTDASSLGCLAVRTASDEVSAPRETLQPHCSNFTMSSVHGSQEVTSCPSTFDFTMQNPDVQSRRMTCGLEGQEARVKQETPSDVALEQPQVGPREATTIIPQSPVRHPEPKHKVQTASSPSRKTRQRAATEALVSEHAHELPGHNVEGSSSKNGAKAQPARVGVSLQQSPVENKQRQMTQPRHAPVPPSQTDSSRQGPRMMNDHPWKPLTLAAYPRPEGSRSNYGAVERILKNYESAARAQQSQCQPNDTASTNLSVGQEENVTELDMLDMDPLPLPPTLRHTKTSHTSHTHTTHSQLSCHTAMGVKEIQLLVQDNEESSVSSSSVQKNFSRPARPSNRRRPSRWASRSPTSTSSTSSSPSTTPIVPPPCPLQKHTSSFTYSHAFHIETVII, via the exons ATGTACGAGCCAAGCCACTCATGTACTCAAGATGCTTTCAGCGTTTATCGGAGGGCAAACACCGCGGAGCGGCAGTGGACAGAGTGTTGG GGAGGGGAGAACAGGAGGATTCTGCTGGACCTGAGGACGGATTTGGAGGAagtgcaggtggaggtgaagagagaggaggcgaaGAGGAGCGAGCTCCAGCTGCAGTACACGAGGGACAGGTGTGCCTGGGAGCTGGAGAAGGCTGAGCTCAAATGCAGGATTGCACAG tTGGAGGTTAAAGAGGGTACCGGGTCGGTGAGTGGAGGGGTCCAGTCAGCAGTAGGTCCTCGCCCTGTGGAGTCACGGAGCGCTCAAGGACATCACGGCGAGTCCCCAACTCTCCGCCGGGACAGGGAAGAGCAGCGGAGGCTcctggcagacacacactcaacgGCCATGGACCTGCGCTGTCGGCTGGAGCACAACGAAAGGGACTGGTCGAGGGAGAAAGCCGAGTTGCTGGAGAGGTTTGACgtggagaggagggagtgggagagccAGCTGAAAGACATGCAGAGGAAAATAGAGGAG ctGTACTGTGAAGTGAGAACCAAGCGAGGGGGGACCAGACTGGACAGTGGGAGGCAGGACGATGATGACGTCATGCACAGGCTCAGCATACGTTCCACCAGCACAGGCTCCAGTTTGCTCAGTGACAACTCCCGCTCCGAGCCGCTGAGCAgtagcagccaatcagagccgcACAGACGAAGGTCATTACCAGGCTTTGGTCAACACAGAAACATCAGCGGCGGTGGTTCTGTTGGCCGAGAGGTTCTCCAACACACCTGGTTCCAAGCAGACAGCCTCTGTGAGTTTAACACTGGTGGTCAGAGTACTCGGAATGACCATTCACAACCTGAGCTGGTGGCTGAATTGAGATCCAGAGGCATTTGGCAACAAGACTCTGTTGATGATCAGAAGGATGCTGCGGATACAAGAGAGCTGGCTGCCATTTTTCACGGAGCTCCTGGATGTGGATTGCCACAGAAAGACGCCTATAGTTGGAATGAGAACGACGTCCGTGTTGGTCCACAAGAAAGTCCTGTCTGGGCAGAGCTGAGTTGTGgcagtgaaaagaagaagaacaccaCTGCTCTTAATGCT GCTCTGAAGGAGATAGCCCGTGTAAGCGAGGAGCTCTGTAGCTACCAGGATGAGATCAGAAAGAAGAGCGGAGATAAGAG AAATCAACCTGAATCCCTGTGCCTAACTGAGGAGAGTGAGATGCTGTTAGGCCATGATGAAAGCCAACTGGAGGTAGATAAAACGCCCTGTGACCTCAGCCAGATCTACGACGACCTCCGAGCCTTGGAAAGGGAAAACTGGATCACCTTGTCACCAGATAACACCTGGCAGGCCAACAGAGCTCTGAGTGAATCCTGGAGAACAAGTGCTGCTGATCCTCACAGCCTTGGAGACGCACAGACGAGCCCTGGAATCATCTCTGAGATAGATACAGCAGCTCCGCCCATACCTCCTCGCACCTCCTCCTGGAATCTGAGCACCCCGATCCATCCAGACGCAGAACTACACATCCCAGAATCCCCCGTGACGACAGTGAAGAAGTGCCATAGTCCTTGTGTTCTAGTGGACAGAAAGTGTAGCAGCCCGTCCATCGTCAGAAAGTTTGGGGCTATGCTACAAGAAAATGAGGGGAAAGTTTTTGTAGATGGTACGGTAGGATCATGCCCTGTACCTACTAACTCTAACTGTAACATGGGCTGCTGCCACAACCGCTGGTCCTGTGATGCGAGcaagttcagcagcagcaagttGTCTGCATGTGGGACAGTACAGAAGAGCTTCTCTGAAGTCAACATACTGAGTGCAGGGAAAGACTTTCACTCAGATTACAGCCCTGGTGTTGGTCACATAAAAGACCCTGATCTGCAAATGGCTCCACTCGTCAAAGAATTACCTGTGGACTTGTTGTTGTCCTCTCTGGAAATGACACCCGCCAGTCCCAACCTCCAGGgctcaagaaaaaacacaatgctgGAACAAAAAACGGCTGAGTTCAACAGAACTTTGTTCCAAGCTGAGATGGGCCGCGGTGTAAAGGAACAAGACGGTTTCACTGTGACAGATGCCTCCTCCCTGGGTTGCCTAGCTGTGCGCACAGCTTCAGATGAGGTTTCAGCTCCCAGGGAGACGCTTCAGCCACACTGTAGTAATTTCACCATGAGCAGTGTGCACGGGTCACAGGAAGTCACATCATGTCCCTCCACTTTTGATTTCACAATGCAAAATCCAGATGTCCAATCACGGAGAATGACATGTGGTCTAGAAGGTCAAGAGGCCAGGGTGAAGCAAGAAACCCCGTCTGATGTTGCACTTGAACAGCCACAGGTTGGACCTCGGGAGGCCACCACAATAATCCCTCAGAGTCCCGTACGCCATCCCGAGCCCAAGCACAAAGTTCAAACAGCCAGCAGTCCTTCCAGGAAAACACGACAAAGAGCAGCCACAGAGGCTCTCGTCTCTGAGCATGCACATGAGCTGCCAGGTCACAACGTGGAGGGTTCCAGCTCCAAGAACGGAGCCAAGGCTCAGCCTGCCAGAGTGGGCGTCTCACTCCAGCAGTCGCCTGTCGAGAACAAACAAAGGCAGATGACACAGCCGAGGCATGCGCCTGTACCTCCCTCCCAGACTGACTCCTCCAGACAGGGGCCTCGAATGATGAACGACCATCCCTGGAAGCCCCTCACTCTGGCTGCGTACCCACGGCCTGAGGGATCCAGGTCCAACTACGGGGCAGTGGAAAGGATTCTGAAGAATTACGAGAGTGCAGCTCGGGCTCAACAAAGCCAGTGCCAACCGAATGACACGGCGTCAACTAACCTCAGTGTCGGGCAGGAGGAGAACGTCACAGAGCTAGACATGCTGGACATGGACCCTCTGCCCTTACCCCCTACTCTGAGACACACAAAGacttcacacacctcacacacacacactacacattCACAGCTCAGCTGCCACACTGCCATGGGTGTGAAAGAGATACAGCTTCTAGTGCAG GACAACGAAGAGtcgtctgtctcctcttcctctgtccagAAGAATTTCTCGAGGCCCGCCCGCCCGTCCAACCGCCGCCGCCCCTCCCGATGGGCCAGCCGCTCGCCCACTTctacctcctccacctcctcatctccctccaccacccccaTCGTGCCGCCCCCCTGCCCCCTTCAGAAACACACTTCCTCCTTTACCTACTCGCACGCCTTTCACATAGAGACTGTCATTATTTGA
- the LOC118314024 gene encoding uncharacterized protein KIAA0408 isoform X1, with protein sequence MWSALVNGSGLHGGGGGAGGGYVPSQGWEFVPCAGMDRAERGRGSGRSPPRRISSPPAAFTQLCEPHELGAPPGRGDGEPPGTQLEILDGQMWPRPEPPQQPQPPQTQHTTRLKRKFDELKKRHVQDKEDWMREKESLLREVADIQGGENRRILLDLRTDLEEVQVEVKREEAKRSELQLQYTRDRCAWELEKAELKCRIAQLEVKEGTGSVSGGVQSAVGPRPVESRSAQGHHGESPTLRRDREEQRRLLADTHSTAMDLRCRLEHNERDWSREKAELLERFDVERREWESQLKDMQRKIEELYCEVRTKRGGTRLDSGRQDDDDVMHRLSIRSTSTGSSLLSDNSRSEPLSSSSQSEPHRRRSLPGFGQHRNISGGGSVGREVLQHTWFQADSLCEFNTGGQSTRNDHSQPELVAELRSRGIWQQDSVDDQKDAADTRELAAIFHGAPGCGLPQKDAYSWNENDVRVGPQESPVWAELSCGSEKKKNTTALNAALKEIARVSEELCSYQDEIRKKSGDKRNQPESLCLTEESEMLLGHDESQLEVDKTPCDLSQIYDDLRALERENWITLSPDNTWQANRALSESWRTSAADPHSLGDAQTSPGIISEIDTAAPPIPPRTSSWNLSTPIHPDAELHIPESPVTTVKKCHSPCVLVDRKCSSPSIVRKFGAMLQENEGKVFVDGTVGSCPVPTNSNCNMGCCHNRWSCDASKFSSSKLSACGTVQKSFSEVNILSAGKDFHSDYSPGVGHIKDPDLQMAPLVKELPVDLLLSSLEMTPASPNLQGSRKNTMLEQKTAEFNRTLFQAEMGRGVKEQDGFTVTDASSLGCLAVRTASDEVSAPRETLQPHCSNFTMSSVHGSQEVTSCPSTFDFTMQNPDVQSRRMTCGLEGQEARVKQETPSDVALEQPQVGPREATTIIPQSPVRHPEPKHKVQTASSPSRKTRQRAATEALVSEHAHELPGHNVEGSSSKNGAKAQPARVGVSLQQSPVENKQRQMTQPRHAPVPPSQTDSSRQGPRMMNDHPWKPLTLAAYPRPEGSRSNYGAVERILKNYESAARAQQSQCQPNDTASTNLSVGQEENVTELDMLDMDPLPLPPTLRHTKTSHTSHTHTTHSQLSCHTAMGVKEIQLLVQDNEESSVSSSSVQKNFSRPARPSNRRRPSRWASRSPTSTSSTSSSPSTTPIVPPPCPLQKHTSSFTYSHAFHIETVII encoded by the exons ATGTGGAGTGCGCTCGTGAACGGCtcggggctgcacggtggtgggGGCGGCGCCGGCGGGGGATACGTCCCGTCGCAGGGATGGGAGTTCGTGCCGTGCGCCGGGATGGATAGGGCAGAGCGCGGCAGGGGCAGTGGCCGCAGTCCGCCGAGACGGATCTCCTCTCCGCCCGCCGCCTTCACTCAGCTCTGCGAGCCCCACGAGCTCGGCGCGCCGCCGGGCCGAGGGGACGGCGAGCCGCCGGGGACACAGCTCGAGATTCTCGACGGACAAATGTGGCCGCGTCCCGAGCCGCCGCAGCAACCGCAGCCGCCGCAAACGCAACACACGACGAGGCTTAAAAGGAAATTTGACGAGTTGAAAAAGCGACATGTGCAGGACAAGGAGGATTGGATGCGCGAGAAGGAGTCATTGTTGAGAGAAGTGGCTGACATACAA GGAGGGGAGAACAGGAGGATTCTGCTGGACCTGAGGACGGATTTGGAGGAagtgcaggtggaggtgaagagagaggaggcgaaGAGGAGCGAGCTCCAGCTGCAGTACACGAGGGACAGGTGTGCCTGGGAGCTGGAGAAGGCTGAGCTCAAATGCAGGATTGCACAG tTGGAGGTTAAAGAGGGTACCGGGTCGGTGAGTGGAGGGGTCCAGTCAGCAGTAGGTCCTCGCCCTGTGGAGTCACGGAGCGCTCAAGGACATCACGGCGAGTCCCCAACTCTCCGCCGGGACAGGGAAGAGCAGCGGAGGCTcctggcagacacacactcaacgGCCATGGACCTGCGCTGTCGGCTGGAGCACAACGAAAGGGACTGGTCGAGGGAGAAAGCCGAGTTGCTGGAGAGGTTTGACgtggagaggagggagtgggagagccAGCTGAAAGACATGCAGAGGAAAATAGAGGAG ctGTACTGTGAAGTGAGAACCAAGCGAGGGGGGACCAGACTGGACAGTGGGAGGCAGGACGATGATGACGTCATGCACAGGCTCAGCATACGTTCCACCAGCACAGGCTCCAGTTTGCTCAGTGACAACTCCCGCTCCGAGCCGCTGAGCAgtagcagccaatcagagccgcACAGACGAAGGTCATTACCAGGCTTTGGTCAACACAGAAACATCAGCGGCGGTGGTTCTGTTGGCCGAGAGGTTCTCCAACACACCTGGTTCCAAGCAGACAGCCTCTGTGAGTTTAACACTGGTGGTCAGAGTACTCGGAATGACCATTCACAACCTGAGCTGGTGGCTGAATTGAGATCCAGAGGCATTTGGCAACAAGACTCTGTTGATGATCAGAAGGATGCTGCGGATACAAGAGAGCTGGCTGCCATTTTTCACGGAGCTCCTGGATGTGGATTGCCACAGAAAGACGCCTATAGTTGGAATGAGAACGACGTCCGTGTTGGTCCACAAGAAAGTCCTGTCTGGGCAGAGCTGAGTTGTGgcagtgaaaagaagaagaacaccaCTGCTCTTAATGCT GCTCTGAAGGAGATAGCCCGTGTAAGCGAGGAGCTCTGTAGCTACCAGGATGAGATCAGAAAGAAGAGCGGAGATAAGAG AAATCAACCTGAATCCCTGTGCCTAACTGAGGAGAGTGAGATGCTGTTAGGCCATGATGAAAGCCAACTGGAGGTAGATAAAACGCCCTGTGACCTCAGCCAGATCTACGACGACCTCCGAGCCTTGGAAAGGGAAAACTGGATCACCTTGTCACCAGATAACACCTGGCAGGCCAACAGAGCTCTGAGTGAATCCTGGAGAACAAGTGCTGCTGATCCTCACAGCCTTGGAGACGCACAGACGAGCCCTGGAATCATCTCTGAGATAGATACAGCAGCTCCGCCCATACCTCCTCGCACCTCCTCCTGGAATCTGAGCACCCCGATCCATCCAGACGCAGAACTACACATCCCAGAATCCCCCGTGACGACAGTGAAGAAGTGCCATAGTCCTTGTGTTCTAGTGGACAGAAAGTGTAGCAGCCCGTCCATCGTCAGAAAGTTTGGGGCTATGCTACAAGAAAATGAGGGGAAAGTTTTTGTAGATGGTACGGTAGGATCATGCCCTGTACCTACTAACTCTAACTGTAACATGGGCTGCTGCCACAACCGCTGGTCCTGTGATGCGAGcaagttcagcagcagcaagttGTCTGCATGTGGGACAGTACAGAAGAGCTTCTCTGAAGTCAACATACTGAGTGCAGGGAAAGACTTTCACTCAGATTACAGCCCTGGTGTTGGTCACATAAAAGACCCTGATCTGCAAATGGCTCCACTCGTCAAAGAATTACCTGTGGACTTGTTGTTGTCCTCTCTGGAAATGACACCCGCCAGTCCCAACCTCCAGGgctcaagaaaaaacacaatgctgGAACAAAAAACGGCTGAGTTCAACAGAACTTTGTTCCAAGCTGAGATGGGCCGCGGTGTAAAGGAACAAGACGGTTTCACTGTGACAGATGCCTCCTCCCTGGGTTGCCTAGCTGTGCGCACAGCTTCAGATGAGGTTTCAGCTCCCAGGGAGACGCTTCAGCCACACTGTAGTAATTTCACCATGAGCAGTGTGCACGGGTCACAGGAAGTCACATCATGTCCCTCCACTTTTGATTTCACAATGCAAAATCCAGATGTCCAATCACGGAGAATGACATGTGGTCTAGAAGGTCAAGAGGCCAGGGTGAAGCAAGAAACCCCGTCTGATGTTGCACTTGAACAGCCACAGGTTGGACCTCGGGAGGCCACCACAATAATCCCTCAGAGTCCCGTACGCCATCCCGAGCCCAAGCACAAAGTTCAAACAGCCAGCAGTCCTTCCAGGAAAACACGACAAAGAGCAGCCACAGAGGCTCTCGTCTCTGAGCATGCACATGAGCTGCCAGGTCACAACGTGGAGGGTTCCAGCTCCAAGAACGGAGCCAAGGCTCAGCCTGCCAGAGTGGGCGTCTCACTCCAGCAGTCGCCTGTCGAGAACAAACAAAGGCAGATGACACAGCCGAGGCATGCGCCTGTACCTCCCTCCCAGACTGACTCCTCCAGACAGGGGCCTCGAATGATGAACGACCATCCCTGGAAGCCCCTCACTCTGGCTGCGTACCCACGGCCTGAGGGATCCAGGTCCAACTACGGGGCAGTGGAAAGGATTCTGAAGAATTACGAGAGTGCAGCTCGGGCTCAACAAAGCCAGTGCCAACCGAATGACACGGCGTCAACTAACCTCAGTGTCGGGCAGGAGGAGAACGTCACAGAGCTAGACATGCTGGACATGGACCCTCTGCCCTTACCCCCTACTCTGAGACACACAAAGacttcacacacctcacacacacacactacacattCACAGCTCAGCTGCCACACTGCCATGGGTGTGAAAGAGATACAGCTTCTAGTGCAG GACAACGAAGAGtcgtctgtctcctcttcctctgtccagAAGAATTTCTCGAGGCCCGCCCGCCCGTCCAACCGCCGCCGCCCCTCCCGATGGGCCAGCCGCTCGCCCACTTctacctcctccacctcctcatctccctccaccacccccaTCGTGCCGCCCCCCTGCCCCCTTCAGAAACACACTTCCTCCTTTACCTACTCGCACGCCTTTCACATAGAGACTGTCATTATTTGA